attttcaataaacaaGAAAATGTATACCAGAAAAaagaatgttaaaaattatgtgaaaagAAAGACTTCTCTTGGGAACGAATATAGTTCAAATTTTTTGatgttataattaattgatcagaaaatattttaagcatGATTTTTAAAAGggtaattataaaaattaataaatgtagtggtaataataatagtaatttataattaaataataatattaaaaaaaattatgatgtgAGTGCATAAGAACAGGAAATTGTGCACGCAGGGGATCATCCATTAGGGCCGTGAAAACACATAAACTGTCCACAGTGCCAAAGGTGGTAGAGGTTTAATCAAATCCCAATCAAAGAAGAGGGCGGTTCGTTCTGCAAAATTGGTGCCAACTGTCTAGTTCGGTGCTTACCTTACACCACACGTGGCAGTTTTCCTCAGCTTTCAGATTTGCGAGAAAGTCACACACACTCACCGCTGCACCTCATCGAATCAAACCAATGACTAATTGGTCGCACCTATGCATTTTCTCAAACACCTGGTGTTCAGCATTTTTCCATGTTTTCCATTGAACTTGTTTCCCCTACATACCGATGACGAGGAATGCCTTCGCTGCTCTCTACCGACACCGCGCTCCTATTCTTAAATCCGCTCGTACATTTCCTCTGATAACTACTCTCTGCAAACTATCTGATTACTATTTGctgttttatattcaattaattttagaatttagtGGCCGTTAGGTTATTGTTGCTATTATTGTACTGAGAGTTCTTTTTCTTGCAGATTTATATCACGACAGTTTCACTGAAATTATCTTGCGCAAATGCTTGCAGTTGGATTGCCCTTCCTCGTCATGCTTGCTGCACCGAAAGTCGTGagtgtgtttttgttttccgTGCTCAATCGATTACCTAAAATCGAGTTTTTGTGTATTTCATGTTTTGTGACATTCAAATTTTTGGTTCGTCGTCTGCAGATATTCAACTGGTTTCACCAGCGTGCATGGCGAAACTCCCTCTGCTGAGTATGCGAGGATGAGGAGGGAATCGCTTGAAAGTAAATTTGGGCATGCTCTTGGAACTTATAGTTCGAAGAGTTTCAATGCTATCTATGGGTTTGGCCCCTTTTTGGCTTTGTACAGGGCAGCAATTATTTCATTTCATGTGTTAAGGCTAGCCATGTGGCAATTATTCGTTCAAGACATGAAAAAACGTGCTGTTAAGGTAAACATGATATTTTCGCAATGTTTTCTCATATTGTTTTGCAGATACCCTAGGGAATGAGCACACATTACTTTTGGGTTGTGGTAACAGGTTCGGTCAGCtgaatttattatgtatttgaaCCATTATCAAtctcttaagaaaaaaattcagtaAATTGCCTGATATTGGAGAGGATTAAAACCAGTTAACTGGTCGAACAAAAATTCAAGGAAGcttctttattataaatcttTTAGAAGTTGGGGGAACAAAAAGACAGTAAATAGAGAATGTGGAGAATGTTTCTTCAACTAACAATTCTTCCAGCTGTGGAGAATGTggattcattatttttaatacttatgGAGAACTGGCTTAAATGAACATtgatacacaattttttttgcaGTTTCGTGAAACTCTAATACGCTTGGGTCCTTTCTATATCAAGGCAAGTTTTTCTCACTGGTTATTTTGTTCGGTTTCTGCTTTCATTAGCTGTTCATTCTTGCGTTACTCTTTCTATACTATACATGACCTATGCTGAGGTTAATTTAAGATATAGTAtcaatttctctctctcactcaaacttCTGCTCTTACTCTAAAATAAACTTGTATCCGGTTTCTGGTACGAATTAAATTGACCGTTTCAAGGGTTTATGATCCTGGATCAGAATCTCTGTTTTTCccattatttgttttaatttgagatatttagttttctttatcCATTTTTGCCTTTACCACAGAAATGCAATAGTCATGTGTCCAATTCTTATGATTTTACTCTAGATAGCTAGTATCTTacgttattatattttttcttttacattgtaaaaatatttgaatatatataagcttttctttttgttttccttctttctCGCATTGTCATATGacatatatatattgaatgaaGCAAGAATTTATATGTAACATTTATTAAATGTATCACATGTGCAGTTCTTATGCTTGACAATATCCATTTATGATTCCAGCTTGGGCAGGCATTGAGCACTCGGCCTGACATATTACCAACAATATATTGCCAAGAACTTGCCAAGTTACAGGTACAATGACATCTTCCATTGTACTTCAAGCATGTAATCAAATGCTGCAGGTGCATCTATTGACTATGGCTAAGCTCTTGTCTTTTGtaacttgtatttttataaagCCTTATAACTTTGTTATTGATACTACAGGATCAAATACCTCCGTTTCCAACTGACGTTGCAATCAAATCTATTGAGAGTCAGTTTGGTGTTCCtattgatgaaatttttaatGACATCACCCCGTCACCTATTGCAGCAGCATCCTTGGGGCAAGTATATAAAGGTTAGTTAACAACAAAAGTTAGCTTAGAATTTATTCTGATTTTGACTAGTTCATATTTGCTCATGTTCTGttcttaaaattgatattttagaataatatttatatgtctGAGGAAGATTGAAGTGTTTACTTTTGTCACTTCAAGTGTTGCAGCTCACCTGCATTCTGGAGAGCTGGTTGCCGTAAAGGTACAGAGGCCCGGTATGTCTCTTTCATTGACTCTTGATGCTTTGCTATTCCATATGATAGGGGGCCAATTAAAACGGTTTGCCAAGGCTCGGAGAGATCTTTTTGTGGCAGTAAATGAAATGGTGAGTTCCTTTATAACAGAGCGCAAAGATCTCATTTGCTTTGTATGACGTATTCTTTAACCTGgcatttaagaaatataatattttccttCTGTGTATGATGACCACTATAGCAGCTGACTGTTATGGAgtgttatttttagtttacaTTGCAATTGCTTTATGTGTTAGTCATTGTAGATTAATGCAACAGGTTAGGCACatgtttgatgaaattgattATGTCCTGGAGGGAAAAAATGCTGAGCGCTTTGCTACTCTATACTGTTGGTCTTCTGGTAAGTTAAATACTATTTTCTTTGATATAGTCTTGTCATGTCCCTAAATCTACAATGTTTTTGAAtctcaaattctaattttatataatgcTAAATACTTTAATGTGTGATGATgttaaaggagaaaaatgagAGACATATGTTACTATGTATAACGGCTAGGATAATTACACATAAGAATCTGTTGCTACTCTACCCCTCCTCAAATGAGAGGGCAGTGTGCAATATATATTAGGTTATGAACATTTCTGCTCTTAGcttgattaaataatttttagcaTTCAGTTTAGATTGGTAGTTGTTCTTAGAATAAGTTTTGGACTGAAGTCAGTCTCTAAAAAACGGGCTTACGAGTTGACAATAGTCTCCTATTTATGTACTCTTTGTAGGCTCTTTTTTAATATGATCAGTGACTCTTCCAAATGAAATTAGAATAGAATTTGATATCATCATAAAATTTGGGTTTGTACCCATCTCAACTTAACAAAATCAGCTTCTACATCTTATCTAACAACATCACCTTCTTTGAAGGATACCCTTTTTCTTGAAGATATCCCTCACCACACAAACTGATTTTGTGGAGTCGAATTAGACTAATACAAATTTAACATTGCACCATAGTCTCCCAAATCCTTTAAAAAGGGTTGTCTGTCATATTATCCATATTGTAAAAAACCTGAGTCCCATATCGACTGAAGTAGAGGCAGGGCCTAAAAAGAGTATACaagtaatattgtaaaaaaCCTGAGTCCCATATTGACTGAAGTAGAGACAGAGCCTAAAAAGAGTATACAAGTGGGGGACAACCTTCACTTAACAAGCAAGTGTCGTGGGGTTGAAATAGGTTCATAGCCAAATTATAAGCTTATTTTCAAGAGAAGGTAATGAGCAGAGCAGCAAATTTGCAGATGGGATTAAACACGAGAGAACAAATGCTGTCAAAGCTCCAAAAATATATTGGGAATACACATGCTCCACTGTGCTGACTATGGAGTGGATTGATGGAATTAAGCTTACAGATGAAACAGGCTTGACTGAAGCTTCTTTGAACAGAAGGAAGCTCATTGACCAGGTATGAAGCACACAAGTTTTATTAGTCACATGTATATGATGTATTTCTTATACCATCGTGTCTGTCtatttgcatttctttttgcttACTAGGCTTGCGGGTTTTTGTGTTAGTATTGAATGCTTggttttaatatgttttggCTTCATATTATGTGCATGATTACTCAAGATGGTAAGCACTGTCAATTGATTACCCCCTTGTCtcgtttttctgtttttgtagGGATTATACTGCTCTTTGAGGCAAATGCTTGAGGTTGGTTATTTCCATGCTGATCCTCATCCAGGAAATCTTGTTGCAATAAATGATGGATCAATTGCATATTTCGACTTTGGAATGATGGGGGATATTCCTAGGCATTATCGAATTGGACTTATTCAAATGGTGAGAAATATCTAAGTATTAATCATTGTAATGGATGTAACTTATTGACTAGTTATAGTCTCCACTACATTTTTGTGAcatctttattccaaaaatatgtttgaaaaattcaaattaacctAAATTTGTTAAACTGATGGAAACTAAATTCTGGATATTATTCAGCAAAAGGATTGAGGCACGACTCAATACAACAAAGAGAAGATACTCTCAAATCAGAAATATGACAGCCAAAACAGAGAAAACTAGAAATGACTGGTAAAAAAGACGAACGCTAGATGATAGTGCTCACTCTTTCCTTTCCAAGACTACCTTCACTACCTCAATTCTCAGATAACCCCTCATGTTCCCCGACCCTCCCGAGATTGATTTCCTCATCACTACAGTTATTATCTCCAATTATCAGGCCCCACTTGGAAGCTATGCAGTCCGATGGGAATTTCTCTCTTCCCATTGTCTCCTTCACTTCCTTTTATCAAATTTCCAATCCCGTGCCTTTCTATTTTCCTCGTCTCATGCACCACTCAGCCTTTTGCTTCTGTGGGCCCCTTTTTCTGATGTTCCCTTATATATACTCTTCAATGGCCTATTAATGACATAATTggcatttaaattatattatttttttttctctttataaaatttattacacTTATATTCTTGGGTGTACATCGAAAAGCATGCTTAATGTGAACTTGTTGAATGGTCATCCTATTTGTGGTGATGCTGGAGAAGAGTCAAAACGATGTGTTAGGTTTTGATTGCTTTTATTTGCAAATCATTTTGTTCATGATCTCTCATAATATCTGACCTAACTCCAGAGTTTTGCTTTTCTTAATCTAAGGTATTCAAATAGTTATTGCataattttcaagaaaaagCGTAGCATATTTCTGGGAACTTTTTTTGTGATGCTACTATACATATTCTCCTAACGTGTAAGgtatcctttttttcttttttgttggaTCGATTCATCTTATATATCTCTCTTGGATGAAGTGTTCCTAGACATGCATTGTTGGTATACGTTTTTCCTTTTTGAAGTTTCTCCTCTCCATTGTATTACACTTTTTGAGGATTG
This DNA window, taken from Vigna radiata var. radiata cultivar VC1973A chromosome 5, Vradiata_ver6, whole genome shotgun sequence, encodes the following:
- the LOC106762737 gene encoding uncharacterized protein LOC106762737 isoform X3, with protein sequence MTRNAFAALYRHRAPILKSAHLYHDSFTEIILRKCLQLDCPSSSCLLHRKSYSTGFTSVHGETPSAEYARMRRESLESKFGHALGTYSSKSFNAIYGFGPFLALYRAAIISFHVLRLAMWQLFVQDMKKRAVKFRETLIRLGPFYIKLGQALSTRPDILPTIYCQELAKLQDQIPPFPTDVAIKSIESQFGVPIDEIFNDITPSPIAAASLGQVYKAHLHSGELVAVKVQRPGMSLSLTLDALLFHMIGGQLKRFAKARRDLFVAVNEMVRHMFDEIDYVLEGKNAERFATLYCWSSDGIKHERTNAVKAPKIYWEYTCSTVLTMEWIDGIKLTDETGLTEASLNRRKLIDQGLYCSLRQMLEVGYFHADPHPGNLVAINDGSIAYFDFGMMGDIPRHYRIGLIQMIVHFVNRDSLSLANDFLSLGFIPEGVDVHSVSDALKTSFADQTGESQDFQGIMNQLYDVMYEFNFSLPPDYALVIRALGSLEGTAKVLDPDFKVIESAYPFVIGRLIADPNPDMRRILRELLIRNNGSIRWNRLERLERDIMGRIGKGFDYLCEVVKLAPAEWTAMLIRMSVRPEVHRFALDIISAIALHSSHKLQVAFWLYLSRLLHKMTI
- the LOC106762737 gene encoding uncharacterized protein LOC106762737 isoform X1, which gives rise to MTRNAFAALYRHRAPILKSAHLYHDSFTEIILRKCLQLDCPSSSCLLHRKSYSTGFTSVHGETPSAEYARMRRESLESKFGHALGTYSSKSFNAIYGFGPFLALYRAAIISFHVLRLAMWQLFVQDMKKRAVKFRETLIRLGPFYIKLGQALSTRPDILPTIYCQELAKLQDQIPPFPTDVAIKSIESQFGVPIDEIFNDITPSPIAAASLGQVYKAHLHSGELVAVKVQRPGMSLSLTLDALLFHMIGGQLKRFAKARRDLFVAVNEMVRHMFDEIDYVLEGKNAERFATLYCWSSDGIKHERTNAVKAPKIYWEYTCSTVLTMEWIDGIKLTDETGLTEASLNRRKLIDQGLYCSLRQMLEVGYFHADPHPGNLVAINDGSIAYFDFGMMGDIPRHYRIGLIQMIVHFVNRDSLSLANDFLSLGFIPEGVDVHSVSDALKTSFADQTGESQDFQGIMNQLYDVMYEFNFSLPPDYALVIRALGSLEGTAKVLDPDFKVIESAYPFVIGRLIADPNPDMRRILRELLIRNNGSIRWNRLERLVAAISEQASEITGDPSSEKFSSSSVWKLFDMHAVVDSTEDLLLFILSDKGLRVRLFLLRDIIEAADVFLQNEVIDCALDENPRGQRKLLFEERDIMGRIGKGFDYLCEVVKLAPAEWTAMLIRMSVRPEVHRFALDIISAIALHSSHKLQVAFWLYLSRLLHKMTI
- the LOC106762737 gene encoding uncharacterized protein LOC106762737 isoform X2, translating into MPSLLSTDTALLFLNPLLDCPSSSCLLHRKSYSTGFTSVHGETPSAEYARMRRESLESKFGHALGTYSSKSFNAIYGFGPFLALYRAAIISFHVLRLAMWQLFVQDMKKRAVKFRETLIRLGPFYIKLGQALSTRPDILPTIYCQELAKLQDQIPPFPTDVAIKSIESQFGVPIDEIFNDITPSPIAAASLGQVYKAHLHSGELVAVKVQRPGMSLSLTLDALLFHMIGGQLKRFAKARRDLFVAVNEMVRHMFDEIDYVLEGKNAERFATLYCWSSDGIKHERTNAVKAPKIYWEYTCSTVLTMEWIDGIKLTDETGLTEASLNRRKLIDQGLYCSLRQMLEVGYFHADPHPGNLVAINDGSIAYFDFGMMGDIPRHYRIGLIQMIVHFVNRDSLSLANDFLSLGFIPEGVDVHSVSDALKTSFADQTGESQDFQGIMNQLYDVMYEFNFSLPPDYALVIRALGSLEGTAKVLDPDFKVIESAYPFVIGRLIADPNPDMRRILRELLIRNNGSIRWNRLERLVAAISEQASEITGDPSSEKFSSSSVWKLFDMHAVVDSTEDLLLFILSDKGLRVRLFLLRDIIEAADVFLQNEVIDCALDENPRGQRKLLFEERDIMGRIGKGFDYLCEVVKLAPAEWTAMLIRMSVRPEVHRFALDIISAIALHSSHKLQVAFWLYLSRLLHKMTI